From Pontibacter actiniarum, a single genomic window includes:
- a CDS encoding nitrous oxide reductase accessory protein NosL translates to MKTYQNILFILVGLLLFACKPEPQQISYGQTNCGHCNMTVSDSRYGAELVNSKGKAFFFDSAECLAAYLNDNPKQEQEAAFVLVTDFTKPNTLVDAKQAAFLQSEQLPSPMGMFLTAFADAQTATQFQQKHTGRLLSWKEAMLAVQKNEKPL, encoded by the coding sequence ATGAAAACTTACCAAAACATCCTGTTTATACTTGTTGGCCTGCTGCTGTTTGCCTGCAAACCGGAGCCACAACAGATAAGCTACGGCCAAACAAACTGCGGCCATTGCAACATGACCGTGTCGGACAGCCGCTACGGAGCAGAGCTTGTAAACTCTAAGGGCAAAGCCTTTTTCTTCGACTCTGCTGAATGCCTGGCTGCTTACCTGAACGATAACCCAAAGCAGGAGCAAGAAGCTGCTTTTGTACTGGTGACAGATTTTACAAAGCCTAACACGCTGGTTGATGCAAAGCAGGCAGCCTTTCTGCAAAGCGAGCAGTTGCCAAGCCCGATGGGCATGTTCCTGACTGCCTTTGCTGATGCGCAAACAGCCACACAGTTTCAGCAAAAACATACTGGTCGCCTGCTCTCCTGGAAAGAAGCCATGCTAGCCGTTCAAAAAAATGAAAAGCCTCTATAA
- a CDS encoding transporter, whose protein sequence is MKKLFILAVAFLGINFSSQACDGGCTMGGSYLGILPQVHKNLFGVRYLSSTYTITSTYTHTHDGVPETHHEETDNIFRSAELWGRYTPIKGVQLFAFVPYRFNEHVMPNMTHRSSGFGDITLLANYAIVNTGDSAKYSLRHTLRLGGGVKLPTGEFKQSGHEGGPANMQPGTGSTDYILTGIYTIRYNKIGLNSDVTYNQNTENNDGYEFGDRLSASSNLFYWENVGTTSLLPSAGVYYEKATKDKVQGEENKQTGGESIYANLGLSVYLQKLSVSAMLQKNISTTTVRDTKGNNRAQVSVAYLF, encoded by the coding sequence ATGAAAAAGTTATTTATACTTGCAGTAGCCTTCTTAGGCATAAATTTCAGCAGCCAGGCCTGTGACGGCGGCTGTACCATGGGCGGCAGTTACCTGGGCATTTTGCCGCAGGTGCACAAAAACCTCTTCGGCGTGCGCTACCTGAGCAGCACTTATACGATCACCAGCACCTACACCCACACGCATGATGGCGTGCCTGAAACACACCACGAAGAAACCGACAACATCTTCCGTTCTGCCGAGCTTTGGGGGCGCTACACTCCTATAAAAGGCGTGCAGCTGTTTGCCTTTGTGCCATACCGCTTTAACGAGCACGTAATGCCCAACATGACGCACCGCAGCAGCGGCTTCGGCGACATTACCCTGCTGGCTAACTATGCCATTGTAAACACCGGCGATAGCGCAAAATATAGCCTGCGCCATACCCTGCGCCTGGGTGGCGGTGTAAAATTACCTACAGGAGAGTTTAAGCAGAGCGGACACGAAGGCGGACCGGCTAACATGCAGCCCGGCACCGGCAGCACCGACTACATCCTGACCGGCATCTACACCATCCGCTACAATAAAATCGGTTTGAACTCTGATGTGACCTACAACCAGAACACCGAGAACAACGACGGGTACGAATTCGGCGACCGCCTGAGCGCTTCCTCTAACCTGTTTTACTGGGAGAACGTGGGCACTACCTCACTGCTGCCAAGCGCAGGCGTGTACTATGAAAAAGCCACGAAAGACAAAGTGCAGGGGGAGGAAAACAAGCAGACAGGCGGCGAAAGCATCTACGCCAACCTGGGCCTGAGCGTGTACCTCCAGAAACTATCTGTGAGTGCCATGCTGCAGAAAAACATCAGCACAACCACTGTGCGCGACACCAAAGGAAACAACCGGGCACAGGTAAGCGTGGCTTATCTCTTTTAA
- a CDS encoding nitric-oxide reductase large subunit, producing MKYKKLWLGFLAVIVGSFAVLGYYGSEIYRQAPPIPKKVVTTSGKVVFTDQDIQDGQNVWQSIGGQELGSIWGHGAYVAPDWSAEWLHKEAMYFLDTWAQQEKGVNHDALDPELQAMLQARLQKQIRANTYDPATGVLTISDLRAEAIADVSKHYTALFTDDPALAKHRDAYAMANNTVKDPERMRKLNAFFFWTSWACVTERPDQKITYTNNWPAEKLVANEPSSDLIIWTGFSVIILIAGVGLLAYYYASNREEEIDHSKLPKQDPLLGLKATPSMKATLKYFWIVTALIVVQVTLGVVTAHYGVEGQALYGFPLADFLPYSITRTWHVQLAIFWIATSWLATGLYIAPAVSGHEPKFQRLGVNFLFICLLIIVAGSLAGQWYGVMQKLGYGENFWFGHQGYEYVDLGRFWQIFLLVGLFLWLGLMVRAIMPAFKNDVEGRHLLGMFLISSAAIAIFYASGLMWGQHTNLAIAEYWRWWVVHLWVEGFFEVFATVVIAFLFVRMGLLETKMATATVLFSTIIFLFGGIIGTFHHLYFSGTPTSVMALGATFSALEVVPLVLIGFEAYHNLQISRATQWIKAYKWPIYSFIAVAFWNLVGAGVFGFVINPPIALYYMQGLNTTPVHAHTALFGVYGMLGIGLMLFVVKGLSARRRWKDGVISFAFWSINIGLMLMVVISVLPIGLMQTWASVEHGLWYARSMEFMQTDTMEMLRWLRVVGDTIFAGGVIALAWFIIGLKTGWSLEADTDVSLEDYPSAKNKKEATL from the coding sequence ATGAAATACAAAAAACTTTGGCTGGGGTTTTTAGCCGTGATCGTCGGCTCCTTCGCCGTGCTCGGGTACTACGGTTCCGAGATTTACCGACAGGCCCCACCTATTCCGAAAAAAGTAGTAACAACCTCCGGCAAGGTAGTCTTTACCGATCAGGACATACAGGACGGTCAGAACGTGTGGCAGTCCATTGGCGGCCAGGAACTAGGCTCTATCTGGGGCCACGGTGCCTATGTTGCGCCCGACTGGAGTGCAGAGTGGCTGCATAAGGAAGCTATGTACTTTCTGGATACCTGGGCGCAGCAGGAGAAAGGCGTGAACCACGATGCCTTAGATCCCGAACTACAAGCCATGCTGCAGGCCCGCCTGCAAAAACAGATCCGCGCCAATACCTATGATCCGGCAACTGGCGTGCTTACCATTTCGGACCTTCGTGCCGAAGCCATTGCAGACGTAAGCAAACATTACACGGCGCTGTTTACAGATGATCCGGCCCTTGCCAAACACCGCGATGCCTATGCTATGGCAAACAATACGGTGAAAGACCCGGAGCGCATGCGCAAGCTAAACGCTTTCTTCTTCTGGACCTCCTGGGCCTGCGTTACCGAACGCCCTGATCAAAAGATCACCTACACCAACAACTGGCCTGCTGAGAAATTGGTGGCCAACGAGCCAAGTTCAGACCTGATTATCTGGACAGGTTTCAGCGTGATCATACTTATAGCTGGTGTTGGATTGCTGGCCTACTACTATGCCTCTAACCGCGAAGAAGAGATAGACCATTCTAAGCTGCCAAAGCAAGATCCACTGCTGGGCCTGAAAGCAACCCCTTCTATGAAGGCGACGCTGAAGTACTTTTGGATCGTAACTGCGCTAATTGTGGTGCAGGTAACGCTGGGGGTGGTAACGGCGCACTACGGCGTAGAGGGGCAGGCGCTGTACGGCTTCCCGCTGGCTGACTTTCTGCCTTATTCCATTACCCGTACCTGGCACGTGCAACTGGCTATTTTCTGGATCGCTACCTCCTGGCTGGCAACGGGTTTATACATTGCCCCTGCCGTGTCAGGACATGAGCCGAAGTTCCAGCGTTTGGGCGTTAACTTCCTGTTCATTTGCTTGCTGATTATTGTGGCTGGCTCGCTGGCTGGTCAGTGGTACGGTGTGATGCAGAAATTGGGCTACGGCGAAAACTTCTGGTTCGGCCATCAGGGCTATGAGTATGTAGACTTGGGCCGCTTCTGGCAAATCTTCCTGCTGGTAGGCTTGTTCCTGTGGTTGGGCCTGATGGTACGTGCTATTATGCCTGCCTTTAAAAATGATGTGGAAGGTCGCCACCTGCTGGGTATGTTCCTGATCTCTTCTGCTGCCATTGCTATTTTCTATGCTTCTGGCCTGATGTGGGGACAGCACACCAACCTGGCTATTGCCGAGTACTGGCGCTGGTGGGTAGTGCACCTGTGGGTAGAGGGCTTCTTTGAAGTGTTTGCCACCGTAGTGATTGCCTTCCTGTTTGTGCGCATGGGCCTGCTGGAAACTAAAATGGCGACAGCCACGGTACTTTTCTCCACCATCATCTTCTTGTTCGGCGGTATCATCGGCACCTTCCACCACTTATACTTCAGTGGCACGCCAACTTCGGTTATGGCGTTGGGTGCTACCTTTAGTGCCCTGGAAGTAGTGCCGCTGGTGCTCATCGGTTTCGAAGCGTATCACAACCTGCAGATCAGTCGCGCCACGCAATGGATTAAAGCCTACAAATGGCCTATCTACAGCTTTATTGCCGTGGCTTTCTGGAACCTGGTGGGTGCCGGCGTGTTCGGCTTCGTCATCAACCCACCCATTGCGCTCTACTATATGCAAGGCCTGAACACCACACCTGTTCACGCGCACACTGCCCTGTTTGGTGTATATGGCATGCTGGGCATTGGTTTGATGCTGTTTGTGGTGAAGGGTCTCTCTGCCCGTCGCCGCTGGAAAGACGGCGTGATCAGCTTCGCGTTCTGGTCTATTAACATTGGCCTGATGTTGATGGTGGTGATCAGTGTGCTGCCGATTGGACTGATGCAAACCTGGGCTAGCGTAGAGCACGGTCTGTGGTACGCCCGCTCCATGGAGTTCATGCAGACCGACACCATGGAGATGCTGCGCTGGCTTCGCGTTGTAGGTGACACCATTTTTGCCGGCGGTGTGATAGCCCTTGCCTGGTTCATCATCGGCCTGAAAACGGGCTGGTCATTAGAGGCAGACACGGATGTTTCCTTGGAAGACTATCCCTCTGCAAAGAATAAAAAAGAAGCGACGCTGTAA
- a CDS encoding nitrous oxide reductase family maturation protein NosD: MKSLYKYFFASIAVLFVLIQQVQAATLKVCASCPNTSIKKAIALAKPGDKVVVDGGIYREGTIDITKSIHLIGLNNPVLDGQHKGEILNIRANYVTVQGFTLKDVEVSYLSDFAAIRVAEASHVKVLNNKVQNAFFGIYLQRADSCEVRGNVVQGKATTESGSGNAIHLWYCNTIKVHDNKVSGHRDGIYFEFATNSDIQRNLSQGNLRYGLHFMFSDGNVYKYNTFRQNGAGVAVMYTKNIVMQQNLFEGNWGAAAYGLLLKDISRSSISNNTFRRNTTGIYLEGSSKLDVKQNSFENNGWAMRLLSNCEQDTFLLNNFIGNTFDVATNGTAAQNHFAGNYWDKYTGYDLNKDKTGDVPYRPVSLYSMLVERVPPSVMFMRSFIVDLMDQVERVLPSFIPEQLLDNSPSMKKI, encoded by the coding sequence ATGAAAAGCCTCTATAAATATTTCTTCGCAAGTATAGCTGTGCTGTTCGTGCTAATCCAGCAGGTGCAGGCGGCTACGCTGAAGGTATGTGCCAGCTGCCCCAATACGTCTATCAAAAAGGCCATTGCCCTCGCAAAGCCCGGCGATAAGGTGGTGGTAGACGGAGGCATTTACCGCGAGGGAACCATCGATATAACTAAATCTATACACCTAATTGGGCTGAATAACCCAGTGCTGGACGGGCAGCACAAAGGAGAGATACTGAACATCCGGGCAAATTATGTAACCGTGCAGGGCTTTACGCTGAAAGATGTGGAGGTAAGCTACCTGAGCGATTTTGCCGCCATACGTGTGGCAGAAGCCAGCCATGTAAAAGTGCTGAACAACAAAGTACAGAACGCTTTTTTCGGCATTTACCTGCAGCGCGCCGATAGCTGCGAAGTGCGCGGCAATGTAGTACAGGGCAAGGCCACTACAGAATCTGGTTCGGGCAATGCCATTCACCTGTGGTACTGCAATACCATCAAGGTACACGATAACAAAGTATCCGGCCACCGCGACGGAATATACTTTGAGTTTGCCACCAACAGTGACATTCAACGAAACCTGAGCCAGGGCAATCTGCGCTACGGCCTGCACTTTATGTTCTCTGATGGTAACGTGTACAAGTATAATACCTTCCGCCAAAACGGGGCGGGTGTGGCCGTGATGTACACTAAGAACATTGTGATGCAGCAAAACCTGTTTGAAGGCAACTGGGGCGCTGCCGCATATGGCCTGCTCCTGAAAGACATCAGCCGTAGCTCCATCAGCAACAACACCTTTAGGCGCAACACAACCGGCATTTACCTGGAGGGCTCCAGCAAGTTAGATGTGAAACAGAACAGCTTCGAAAACAACGGTTGGGCCATGCGCCTGCTCTCAAATTGCGAGCAGGACACGTTTCTGTTGAACAACTTTATCGGAAACACCTTTGATGTGGCCACGAACGGCACAGCTGCACAGAACCACTTTGCAGGCAACTATTGGGACAAGTATACCGGCTACGACCTGAACAAAGACAAAACAGGCGATGTGCCTTATCGCCCGGTAAGCTTATACTCGATGCTGGTAGAGCGGGTGCCGCCTTCGGTGATGTTTATGCGCAGTTTTATAGTAGACCTGATGGACCAGGTGGAGCGTGTGCTGCCAAGTTTCATACCGGAGCAGCTCCTAGACAACAGCCCATCCATGAAAAAAATATAG
- a CDS encoding ABC transporter permease subunit gives MNKIIKYVLYDIIRSKIVLAYTLFLLLLSIGLFNLGGSTDKAILSLLNLVLLTVPLISIVFATTHFYNSYEFMELLVAQPINRKKIFMSEYLGVALSLSAAFILGVGVPVLLFGASVTGLYLVLTGVFITFIFVALAFLASVITRDKAKGIGIALLLWFYFALIYDGIVLFILYYFADYPLEQASLALTALNPIDLGRIMVLLKLDVSALMGYTGALYKSIFGSIWGVGLAFGMLLVWVLVPLLSSGKIFSKRDL, from the coding sequence ATGAACAAGATCATCAAATATGTACTCTATGATATTATCCGGAGCAAAATTGTGCTGGCATATACGTTGTTTCTGCTGCTGCTTTCTATTGGTTTGTTCAACCTGGGTGGCAGCACGGACAAAGCCATCCTTAGCCTGCTGAATCTGGTGCTGCTGACGGTGCCGCTTATCAGCATTGTATTTGCCACCACGCACTTCTACAACTCCTATGAGTTTATGGAGCTGCTGGTAGCACAGCCGATTAACCGCAAAAAGATATTCATGAGCGAGTACCTGGGTGTGGCGCTGTCTTTGTCGGCTGCGTTTATACTTGGCGTGGGGGTGCCGGTGCTGCTTTTCGGGGCCAGCGTTACAGGTTTATACTTGGTACTGACAGGTGTGTTCATCACCTTCATCTTCGTAGCTCTAGCTTTCCTGGCCTCCGTCATTACCCGCGACAAAGCCAAAGGCATTGGCATCGCGCTGCTGCTCTGGTTCTACTTCGCCCTGATCTACGATGGCATTGTGCTGTTTATACTTTACTACTTCGCTGATTACCCACTGGAACAAGCTTCGCTGGCGCTTACCGCCCTCAACCCAATAGACCTGGGCCGCATTATGGTACTGCTAAAATTGGATGTGTCGGCGCTGATGGGCTATACCGGGGCTTTGTACAAGAGCATCTTCGGTAGCATCTGGGGAGTAGGTTTGGCCTTCGGAATGCTGCTAGTGTGGGTGCTGGTGCCGCTGCTGAGCTCCGGAAAAATATTTTCGAAAAGAGATTTATAG
- a CDS encoding ABC transporter ATP-binding protein gives MLAIENLCKSYGKLKVLQHVSVNFGTGKVVSVIGPNGTGKTTMIKCILGMALPDSGDIKMSGQSVLNQHDYRSQIGYMPQIGRYPENMKIRQVIGMVKDIRKDIKNTDEELVGLYGLEQLYDKRMGALSGGTKQKVSAALAFLFHPQVLILDEPTAGLDPVSAEILKSKILKEKKNGKLILITSHIMSEVEEVADEVMCMMDGKLKFYETIAAIKQQTHENRLSRAIAKIMNEEED, from the coding sequence ATGTTAGCGATAGAAAACCTCTGCAAATCTTATGGCAAGCTGAAAGTGCTGCAGCACGTGAGTGTGAATTTTGGGACTGGCAAAGTCGTGTCGGTTATCGGGCCTAACGGTACCGGTAAAACCACTATGATCAAGTGCATACTGGGCATGGCGCTGCCCGACAGCGGCGACATTAAAATGAGCGGGCAGAGTGTGCTGAACCAGCACGACTACCGCAGCCAGATAGGCTATATGCCGCAGATTGGCCGCTACCCCGAAAATATGAAAATCCGCCAAGTGATCGGTATGGTGAAAGACATTCGCAAAGACATCAAAAATACAGACGAGGAGCTGGTAGGGCTGTATGGCCTGGAGCAGCTATATGACAAACGTATGGGCGCTCTGTCGGGTGGAACGAAGCAAAAAGTGAGTGCGGCACTAGCCTTCCTGTTCCACCCGCAGGTGCTTATATTAGATGAACCTACCGCCGGCCTTGATCCTGTTTCGGCCGAAATCCTGAAGAGTAAAATCCTGAAAGAAAAGAAAAACGGCAAGCTTATACTCATTACGTCCCATATCATGAGCGAGGTAGAGGAGGTGGCCGACGAGGTGATGTGTATGATGGATGGCAAGCTGAAGTTCTACGAAACCATTGCCGCCATTAAACAGCAAACGCATGAAAATCGCCTAAGCCGTGCCATTGCTAAAATCATGAACGAAGAGGAGGACTAA
- the nosZ gene encoding Sec-dependent nitrous-oxide reductase, translating to METVFNKVRKSAPKAALLMAVAAGAMLQGCSSTESSEAAALVSGVAGDAASKVYVAPGQHDELYTFMSGGFSGQVAVYGVPSGRLLKVVPVFSQNPENGYGYNEETKAMLNTSFGFVPWDDLHHPKLSRAAGMTDGRWLFVNANNTPRVARLDLKTFETAEILEIPNSAGNHCSPYPTNDNEYVLAGTRFSVPINVEGDGKYEDVNFDEYKEKFRGSISFIKVDKEHGDMDLDFQILVPGFDYDLANGGKGPSSDWVFFTTYNTEQANTLKEIGASQNDKDYLAAINWKLAVKYAKEGKAKEMPAYYYHNKLDEKSHIAKSEIKKTVRILRPEDCPGLMYLIPVPKSPHGIDVDPTGEYMVVSGKLASVIPVHSFSKMLKTIEKKDFIGNVGGIPILRYESVLQGEVKEPGLGPLHTEFDDKGNAYSSMFVSSEIVKWTLKDLQVKDRIPVYYSVGHLVIPGGDTKKPYGKYLIAMNKITKDRYLPTGPELAQSAQLIDISGEKMKLLLDFPTIGEPHYAQAIEAKKIAPNSVKMYSLEENSHPYAAKNEKEARVERKGNEVHVYMTAIRSHLTPDNIEGINVGDEVYFHVTNLEQDWDVPHGFAIMGNNNAELLVMPGATQTLKWVPQRAGIIPMYCTDFCSALHQEMQGYIKVSPKGSKVPLAFSTGAKKPKA from the coding sequence ATGGAAACTGTATTCAACAAAGTTCGAAAATCAGCCCCAAAGGCCGCCCTGCTGATGGCAGTGGCAGCCGGGGCCATGCTGCAGGGCTGTAGCAGCACCGAAAGCAGCGAGGCAGCTGCCCTTGTTTCCGGTGTTGCCGGCGATGCCGCCTCCAAAGTGTATGTGGCCCCTGGCCAGCATGATGAGCTTTATACGTTTATGTCTGGTGGCTTCAGCGGCCAGGTGGCCGTGTATGGCGTACCGTCCGGCAGGCTGCTGAAAGTGGTGCCGGTGTTCTCGCAGAATCCGGAGAACGGCTACGGCTACAACGAAGAAACCAAGGCCATGCTGAACACCTCCTTCGGTTTTGTGCCCTGGGATGATTTGCACCACCCGAAACTCTCGCGTGCCGCAGGTATGACAGACGGCCGCTGGCTGTTCGTGAACGCCAACAACACGCCACGTGTCGCCCGTCTCGACCTGAAAACATTTGAGACAGCTGAGATCCTTGAGATCCCGAACAGTGCCGGTAACCACTGCTCTCCTTACCCCACCAATGACAACGAGTACGTGCTGGCCGGTACCCGCTTTAGTGTGCCGATCAACGTGGAGGGAGATGGCAAGTATGAGGACGTGAACTTTGATGAATACAAAGAAAAGTTCAGAGGCTCCATCTCCTTCATCAAAGTAGACAAAGAGCATGGCGACATGGACCTGGACTTCCAGATTCTGGTGCCTGGCTTCGACTATGACCTGGCTAACGGTGGCAAAGGCCCATCTTCTGACTGGGTTTTCTTTACCACTTACAACACGGAGCAAGCCAATACCCTGAAAGAAATTGGTGCCTCACAAAACGACAAAGATTACCTGGCGGCAATTAACTGGAAGCTGGCTGTAAAGTATGCCAAAGAAGGCAAAGCGAAAGAAATGCCTGCCTACTACTACCACAACAAGCTGGATGAGAAATCACATATCGCCAAGTCTGAGATCAAGAAGACTGTTAGAATCCTTCGTCCGGAAGATTGCCCTGGCCTGATGTACCTGATTCCGGTTCCTAAATCACCACACGGCATCGACGTAGACCCAACAGGTGAATACATGGTGGTGAGTGGTAAGCTGGCCTCTGTTATTCCGGTGCACTCTTTCTCTAAAATGCTGAAGACTATTGAGAAGAAAGACTTCATTGGCAACGTGGGTGGCATTCCGATTCTGCGCTACGAGTCTGTACTACAGGGGGAGGTGAAAGAGCCGGGCTTAGGACCGTTGCACACCGAGTTTGACGATAAGGGCAATGCTTATTCTTCTATGTTCGTGTCTTCTGAGATCGTGAAATGGACGCTGAAAGACCTGCAGGTAAAAGACAGAATTCCGGTGTACTACTCAGTTGGTCACTTAGTGATACCTGGCGGCGATACGAAGAAGCCTTATGGCAAGTACCTGATCGCCATGAACAAAATCACCAAAGACCGCTACCTGCCAACTGGTCCTGAACTGGCGCAATCTGCCCAATTGATTGACATCAGCGGCGAGAAAATGAAGCTCCTGCTCGACTTCCCGACTATCGGTGAACCGCACTACGCCCAAGCCATTGAGGCGAAGAAGATTGCTCCGAACAGCGTGAAGATGTATAGCCTGGAAGAGAACAGCCATCCTTATGCTGCCAAAAATGAGAAAGAAGCTCGAGTTGAGCGCAAAGGCAACGAGGTACACGTGTACATGACCGCCATCCGAAGCCACTTGACACCGGATAACATTGAAGGTATAAACGTGGGCGACGAAGTATACTTCCACGTGACAAACCTGGAGCAAGACTGGGACGTGCCGCACGGCTTCGCGATCATGGGTAACAACAATGCCGAGTTGCTGGTGATGCCAGGTGCTACCCAAACCCTGAAGTGGGTGCCACAAAGAGCAGGTATCATCCCGATGTATTGCACCGACTTCTGCTCTGCGCTGCACCAGGAAATGCAAGGCTATATCAAGGTATCTCCAAAAGGATCTAAAGTACCGCTGGCCTTCTCAACAGGTGCCAAAAAGCCAAAAGCTTAA
- a CDS encoding c-type cytochrome codes for MFLSSVKGGAMALLCGMMLVGCSSGENETYYDEYKQEQGANATAAATEAPAADDGKGVGPVTTVALGEGIEDAMAANGKTIFEGKCSACHQLSDQKVVGPGLAGVTERRKPEWVMNMIVNPEEMTKKDPVAKKLLAEHLTQMTNQNVNEQDARAILEFLRQNDQAI; via the coding sequence ATGTTTCTGAGCTCTGTAAAGGGTGGTGCCATGGCGCTGCTCTGCGGCATGATGCTCGTTGGCTGCTCATCAGGAGAAAATGAAACCTACTATGATGAGTACAAGCAGGAGCAGGGGGCAAATGCAACTGCGGCAGCAACTGAGGCTCCCGCTGCTGACGATGGCAAAGGGGTAGGCCCGGTAACAACAGTAGCACTGGGAGAGGGCATAGAAGACGCGATGGCCGCCAACGGCAAAACCATTTTCGAAGGCAAATGCTCTGCCTGCCACCAACTGTCTGATCAGAAAGTAGTGGGGCCGGGCCTGGCAGGCGTAACCGAGCGCCGCAAACCAGAATGGGTGATGAACATGATCGTGAACCCGGAGGAGATGACCAAGAAAGACCCGGTTGCTAAAAAGCTGCTGGCCGAGCACCTTACCCAGATGACGAACCAAAACGTGAACGAGCAGGATGCCAGAGCGATTCTGGAGTTCCTGAGACAAAACGACCAGGCGATTTAA